From Apium graveolens cultivar Ventura chromosome 9, ASM990537v1, whole genome shotgun sequence, the proteins below share one genomic window:
- the LOC141684796 gene encoding organelle RRM domain-containing protein 6, chloroplastic has translation MATTNIWLNFGINTPQNPKFDKLKPIKASSFDFPLASKIMVRNLSYSTTESCLEKEFSNFGTIAEVKIVKDEVRKRSKGYAFIQYSSQEAALQALENMDQKYVDGRLIYVELAKLDKRSYYRPPITSGPPTGQMTSTLQEEES, from the exons ATGGCAACAACAAATATATGGTTGAATTTTGGCATAAACACTCCACAGAACCCCAAGTTTGATAAACTAAAACCCATTAAAGCTTCTTCCTTTGACTTCCCTCTTGCTAGCAAAATCATGGTCAGAA ACCTGTCATATTCAACCACTGAAAGTTGTTTGGAGAAGGAATTTTCAAACTTTGGCACTATAGCTGAAG TTAAGATCGTTAAAGATGAAGTCAGAAAGAGATCAAAAGGGTATGCATTTATTCAATATAGTAGTCAGGAGGCAGCCTTGCAAGCTCTAGAAAACATGGACCAAAAG TATGTTGATGGCAGATTGATATATGTTGAACTTGCGAAGCTTGATAAGCGTTCATATTACAGACCCCCTATAACCTCAGGACCCCCTACAGGGCAAATGACATCGACTCTGCAAGAGGAAGAGAGCTAA